From the Falsibacillus albus genome, one window contains:
- a CDS encoding SepM family pheromone-processing serine protease, which translates to MSKKISFRIAVFLALVFAVASFIHLPYYVTKPGMAHELEPIVHVDNGYGEKGSLMLTTVRMGQANIYSYLIAKVKDFEEIIPIDDVRGKEETEQEFNVRQLYYMENSKHNAVQIAYKKANKPYHFDYRGVYVLDVYPDMPAAKVLHAGDRITKVDGKAFESSSQFIDYVKQKKAGDSIAVTYIHNQKQHTAPIKLAQFKGGENVSGKVGMGIGLVDDRELISVPDVKLKTENIGGPSAGLMFSLEIYNQLTKADLTKGYQIAGTGTISPEGNVGRIGGIQLKVIAADQKGAEIFFAPDDELPADVKKEHPELKSNYQEALEAAKEIGTKMKIVPVKSFDDAVNYLKKLPSK; encoded by the coding sequence ATGTCTAAGAAGATCAGCTTTAGAATTGCCGTTTTTTTGGCCTTGGTATTTGCAGTGGCATCATTTATACATTTGCCTTATTATGTAACGAAACCAGGGATGGCACACGAGCTGGAACCGATTGTCCATGTAGATAATGGATATGGGGAAAAAGGATCGTTGATGCTTACGACAGTGAGGATGGGACAGGCAAATATATACTCGTATCTCATTGCGAAAGTTAAGGATTTTGAAGAGATCATCCCCATCGATGATGTAAGGGGAAAGGAAGAGACAGAACAGGAATTCAATGTCCGTCAGCTATATTATATGGAGAACTCCAAGCATAACGCAGTCCAGATAGCCTACAAAAAAGCAAATAAGCCTTATCATTTTGACTACAGGGGCGTCTATGTATTGGATGTTTATCCAGATATGCCTGCAGCAAAGGTTTTGCATGCCGGTGATCGCATTACGAAAGTTGATGGAAAAGCATTTGAGTCTTCTTCTCAATTCATTGACTATGTAAAACAAAAAAAAGCAGGCGATTCAATAGCCGTTACATATATTCATAATCAAAAGCAACATACTGCTCCCATCAAGCTGGCTCAATTCAAAGGTGGAGAAAATGTCAGCGGCAAGGTAGGAATGGGGATCGGCCTCGTCGATGATCGTGAATTGATTTCAGTCCCTGACGTTAAACTTAAGACTGAAAATATCGGTGGCCCTTCTGCAGGATTGATGTTCAGCCTTGAAATCTACAATCAGTTGACCAAGGCGGATTTAACAAAAGGCTATCAGATAGCGGGTACCGGAACCATTTCTCCGGAAGGAAATGTCGGAAGAATCGGAGGCATCCAGCTAAAGGTTATTGCAGCTGACCAAAAAGGGGCTGAAATCTTTTTTGCACCGGATGATGAACTCCCAGCCGACGTGAAAAAGGAGCATCCGGAGCTTAAATCCAATTATCAGGAAGCATTGGAAGCAGCGAAGGAAATCGGAACAAAGATGAAGATTGTGCCCGTCAAGTCATTTGATGATGCGGTCAATTATTTGAAGAAGCTCCCATCCAAATAA
- a CDS encoding patatin-like phospholipase family protein, whose product MKKPKIGLALGSGGARGFAHLGVMKAFQEHNIGIDLIAGSSMGALVACFYGIGHDMEQLYKLSTAFKRKFYLDFTVPKMGFIAGNRIKEFIRLFTHGKNIEDLRIPTAVVATDLTNGEKVVFKKGLIADAVRASISIPGIFVPEKIDGKLLVDGGVVDRVPVSVVKEMGADIIIAVDVSNVKPNAEISTIYDVIMQSIDIMQMELVANREVESDIMIRPPVEKFSTRAFTNIEEIIKIGEETALKMLPAIIAAIEEWKESNKDV is encoded by the coding sequence TTGAAAAAGCCGAAGATTGGTTTGGCTCTTGGTTCTGGGGGAGCTAGAGGTTTCGCCCATTTGGGGGTCATGAAGGCTTTCCAGGAACATAATATCGGAATAGATTTAATCGCCGGGAGCAGTATGGGTGCGCTGGTAGCCTGTTTTTATGGGATCGGCCACGATATGGAGCAGCTCTACAAACTATCGACTGCATTTAAACGGAAGTTTTATCTCGACTTCACTGTCCCCAAAATGGGCTTTATCGCAGGAAATAGGATTAAAGAATTCATTAGATTATTTACACATGGCAAGAATATTGAAGATTTACGCATCCCGACAGCTGTAGTCGCAACAGATTTGACGAATGGCGAGAAAGTTGTTTTCAAGAAAGGATTGATCGCCGATGCAGTTAGGGCGAGTATATCCATACCCGGGATTTTTGTCCCTGAAAAAATTGATGGGAAGCTGCTTGTAGATGGAGGGGTTGTCGATCGTGTTCCCGTTTCGGTCGTAAAAGAAATGGGGGCTGACATCATCATTGCGGTGGATGTGTCAAATGTTAAACCTAATGCAGAAATATCCACGATCTATGATGTCATCATGCAAAGCATCGATATTATGCAAATGGAACTCGTGGCCAACCGTGAGGTCGAGTCCGATATCATGATTCGTCCTCCCGTGGAAAAATTTAGTACAAGGGCATTCACCAATATAGAAGAAATCATCAAGATCGGCGAAGAAACAGCACTTAAAATGCTGCCGGCCATCATAGCTGCGATTGAGGAATGGAAGGAGTCCAACAAAGATGTCTAA